In a single window of the Populus alba chromosome 16, ASM523922v2, whole genome shotgun sequence genome:
- the LOC118045910 gene encoding protein S40-4 has protein sequence MASNKFFNARANYIYPTLGSGNNTITAHDTVFEFDEDDVYNSNVVSSLESKKTIPSSRSSKKAPRKIEMAKDRAPVICASLPVNIPDWSKIYSDHQRKENESSIYQLDDDSDHDDDDDQDGRVPPHEYLARRRGASFSVHEGIGRTLKGRDLRQVRNAVWKRVGFED, from the coding sequence ATGGCATCAAATAAGTTTTTCAATGCAAGAGCTAACTACATCTACCCTACTCTGGGGAGTGGTAATAATACAATCACAGCTCATGACACAGTTTTTGAGTTCGATGAGGATGATGTTTATAATTCTAACGTTGTTTCATCTTTGGAGAGCAAGAAAACGATACCAAGTTCACGTTCATCGAAGAAAGCTCCAAGGAAGATCGAAATGGCCAAGGACCGGGCCCCGGTGATATGTGCATCTTTGCCCGTGAACATACCCGATTGGTCCAAGATTTATAGCGATCATCAAAGGAAAGAGAATGAAAGTAGTATTTATCAGCTTGATGATGATTCTGaccatgatgatgatgatgatcaggATGGTAGAGTGCCTCCACATGAATATTTAGCCAGGAGGAGAGGAGCCTCCTTTTCTGTTCATGAAGGGATCGGAAGGACCTTGAAAGGGAGGGACTTGCGCCAGGTGAGAAATGCAGTTTGGAAGAGAGTTGGATTTGAAGATTAG
- the LOC118045908 gene encoding aquaporin PIP2-2 produces MGKDFEGGGELSAKDYHDPPPAPLIDAEEITQWSFYRAIIAEFVATLLFLYITVLTVIGYKSQTDVNKNGDECGGVGILGIAWAFGGMIFILVYCTAGISGGHINPAVTFGLFLARKVSLVRAILYMVAQCLGAICGCGLVKAFQKSYYTNYGGGANGLAIGYSKGTGLGAEIIGTFVLVYTVFSATDPKRNARDSHVPVLAPLPIGFAVFMVHLATIPITGTGINPARSFGAAVIYNKEKAWDDHWIFWVGPFIGAAIAALYHQFILRAAAVKSLGSFRSSPNI; encoded by the exons ATGGGCAAGGACTTTGAAGGTGGAGGCGAACTCAGTGCCAAGGACTATCATGACCCTCCACCAGCGCCACTGATCGATGCGGAGGAAATAACCCAGTGGTCTTTTTATCGGGCTATTATTGCTGAGTTCGTTGCCACGCTCTTGTTTCTGTACATCACTGTTTTGACCGTGATAGGTTACAAGAGCCAGACTGACGTCAATAAAAACGGTGATGAATGCGGTGGGGTTGGCATTCTTGGCATCGCTTGGGCCTTTGGTGGCatgatttttattcttgtttactGCACTGCTGGTATCTCAG GTGGACATATTAACCCGGCTGTGACTTTCGGTTTGTTCCTGGCTAGGAAGGTCTCCCTGGTGCGTGCCATTCTATACATGGTGGCTCAGTGCCTGGGGGCCATATGTGGATGTGGACTTGTGAAAGCATTCCAAAAGTCTTATTACACAAACTATGGTGGTGGAGCCAATGGACTTGCCATCGGATACAGCAAGGGAACTGGGTTAGGTGCTGAGATCATTGGCACCTTTGTTCTTGTCTACACTGTTTTCTCTGCTACCGACCCCAAGAGGAATGCAAGGGATTCTCATGTTCCT GTACTGGCACCACTTCCCATTGGATTTGCTGTCTTCATGGTTCACTTGGCCACCATTCCAATCACCGGTACTGGTATCAACCCTGCTAGGAGCTTCGGAGCTGCTGTGATCTACAACAAGGAAAAGGCATGGGATGACCAT TGGATTTTCTGGGTTGGACCTTTCATTGGTGCTGCAATTGCTGCATTATATCACCAGTTCATCTTGAGAGCAGCTGCTGTTAAATCCCTTGGATCCTTCCGGAGCTCTCCCAACATATAA